A section of the Rossellomorea marisflavi genome encodes:
- a CDS encoding CotH kinase family protein: MIGKKMVTVVFALLMLTFVASVYVLPAVGLEEKDTSTSYKQTVFNESKVGRVDIEIDENDWDDLVENATKEEYKRATVTVNGKKVSDVAIRAKGNSSLTSVANSDSDRYSLKIDFDHYDSSQSLYGLKKLNLNNNYSDSTQMREFVSYEMMEEMGIATPAHSYMYVTINGEDYGLLLGVEQVDETFLASEFESNDGFLFKPDGVGSDLQWISDDLDDYTGIELKTNESNKNKSTFTDMLDAINNGGDLEEYLDVDEMLRYFAVNTALVNLDSYQGQMKHNYYLYEEDGTFSIIPWDYNMSFGGFGVGMGGRGNEGENDLADGEQAEEPGNQAADQNGAPQGKDGNDKRGIGGGMMTSQLITDSAIDFSVSEPVANTTLEERPLLNALLSNSEYKEKYEEYLKTFAEEIFTEERVSEITNNLATILTTYVESDPTKFFTTDEFLKGFSGDESLAEFTKLRSESILEQLSGERTVESQAGSSSQGQGAPNGGQVNREAGNQQDANQENPAADDNAPQNGAPAGNEQDGAQAPPAQGGQNGAPPDAGNEPPEGFDPADKPDGFNPGDGPGGGGPQGNGAQEEAVDSTAALTVSGVSVAVLLLGLGVAWRFRRRRGFR; this comes from the coding sequence ATGATCGGGAAAAAGATGGTGACTGTGGTCTTTGCCCTCCTCATGCTTACCTTCGTGGCCAGTGTATATGTCCTTCCTGCCGTCGGACTCGAGGAGAAGGATACGTCCACCTCCTATAAACAGACAGTCTTTAATGAAAGCAAGGTGGGGCGCGTCGATATCGAAATCGATGAAAACGACTGGGATGATCTTGTGGAAAACGCAACCAAGGAGGAATATAAGCGGGCGACCGTGACCGTCAACGGCAAAAAGGTGAGTGATGTGGCCATCAGGGCGAAGGGGAATTCTTCCCTGACGTCCGTTGCCAATAGTGACTCGGACCGGTACAGCCTGAAGATCGATTTCGATCATTATGACAGCTCGCAAAGCCTGTATGGCCTCAAGAAATTGAATTTGAACAATAACTATAGTGACTCGACGCAGATGAGGGAATTTGTTTCCTATGAAATGATGGAAGAGATGGGGATCGCAACGCCTGCCCACTCTTATATGTACGTGACCATCAACGGTGAAGACTACGGGCTTCTCCTTGGAGTCGAACAGGTGGATGAAACATTCCTCGCAAGCGAGTTCGAATCCAATGACGGGTTCCTGTTCAAGCCGGATGGGGTCGGTTCCGATCTTCAATGGATCAGTGATGATCTAGACGATTACACGGGTATCGAGCTGAAAACGAACGAGTCCAACAAAAATAAGTCGACCTTCACCGATATGCTTGATGCCATCAACAACGGCGGTGACCTTGAGGAGTATCTCGATGTTGATGAAATGCTCCGCTATTTTGCCGTCAATACAGCGCTCGTCAACCTTGATAGCTATCAGGGCCAGATGAAGCACAACTATTATCTCTATGAAGAGGATGGGACATTCTCCATCATCCCTTGGGATTATAATATGTCCTTCGGAGGCTTCGGCGTCGGAATGGGCGGAAGAGGCAATGAGGGAGAGAACGACCTAGCGGATGGGGAACAGGCTGAAGAGCCTGGCAACCAAGCTGCCGATCAGAACGGTGCTCCTCAAGGGAAAGATGGGAACGACAAGCGAGGCATAGGTGGGGGGATGATGACGAGTCAGCTCATCACCGACTCTGCCATCGACTTCAGTGTGAGCGAACCCGTTGCCAATACGACTCTTGAAGAACGTCCACTGCTCAATGCCCTCCTTTCCAACTCAGAGTACAAGGAGAAATACGAAGAGTACTTGAAGACATTTGCCGAGGAGATCTTCACAGAGGAACGCGTATCCGAGATCACGAACAATTTGGCGACGATCCTCACCACTTATGTCGAGAGCGACCCGACCAAATTCTTCACAACGGATGAATTCTTGAAAGGCTTTTCCGGCGACGAAAGCCTGGCAGAATTCACAAAGCTGAGATCCGAGTCGATCCTTGAGCAACTTTCCGGCGAACGGACGGTTGAAAGCCAGGCGGGATCCAGCAGTCAGGGGCAAGGAGCTCCGAATGGCGGGCAGGTTAATCGAGAAGCAGGAAATCAGCAGGATGCGAACCAAGAGAATCCCGCGGCAGATGACAATGCCCCCCAAAATGGAGCGCCGGCAGGAAATGAACAGGACGGTGCGCAGGCTCCTCCGGCCCAAGGGGGGCAAAATGGTGCTCCTCCTGATGCAGGGAACGAGCCACCTGAAGGGTTCGATCCCGCCGATAAACCTGATGGATTCAACCCCGGGGATGGTCCCGGGGGAGGAGGACCACAAGGGAACGGAGCACAGGAAGAAGCCGTTGATTCGACGGCGGCCCTCACAGTGAGCGGAGTCTCCGTAGCCGTTCTACTGCTTGGCCTCGGTGTAGCATGGCGTTTTAGAAGAAGACGCGGCTTCCGTTGA
- a CDS encoding FUSC family protein has protein sequence MRQLHRQHIWLGRFLASDPGRKRLQQAGKTTLSLMTSVFITLFLLKMNEYPSITPAIVSGMVGMFGVLIVLDDTDRKKKVTLLCIAVSVAGGITVGSLLSHHPYAVNIFLVAAMFSAFYFSRFAVRYFSIGMASFMSIYFSSVLKLDASHLLWFYIGIGIGALSAYMYQFLLFKSSSYVLKRSLISFHIQSNLTFTILLKAMEDPKISEKRKKSLDRNVRKLNEYARTLSGDINESDLKELYPGIDVSELRLYVFDAEMLIQTLSDSLKKLKELKAFEQDEIRQLLMRVIRSLRDADVLAQDYEPKTLEETERALQELRLMLTDVLRDQEDLPRWIYLLRRIESISNHVLQAALTIQEALKGEREIPSEQEEDDSEEEEKEDEEESKGLKPSTRKAIQALIAGILAIVAGELIAPAQPYWVLLTTFIIMIGTETVGRTYLKAFQRSFGTVIGALVGFGAATLVSGVKPLEVGLLFLALFLSFYLFPVSYTLMSLFITMLIAFMYDILLGGISVGLMGARVLDTIIGAFIALIVSAFVFPKKTKAKVTDTFDEFFEELGEYVESYLSSFLKVKKKPLADRAFDLDHKVQAIKDEAQSILQRPGAMTRTGLGRWITVVIAVNYYAKHLLASSHRRNEPFPEELQKVIGVTSEKLTQNIEAVRLMMKDPSAHCSLWDLSEERREIETHAPGRLKSHIDVIHHVYYVWKINQSIVALGEELGGKVNLEEEKEIGTKQKRS, from the coding sequence ATGAGACAACTACATCGACAACATATATGGCTTGGACGCTTCCTCGCTTCCGATCCCGGGAGGAAAAGGCTGCAGCAGGCAGGCAAGACAACGCTGAGCCTCATGACTTCGGTATTTATCACATTATTCCTATTGAAAATGAATGAGTATCCGTCCATTACACCTGCCATCGTTTCAGGGATGGTGGGGATGTTCGGTGTCCTGATCGTCTTGGATGATACGGACCGGAAGAAGAAAGTGACGCTGCTGTGCATCGCCGTTTCAGTGGCAGGGGGGATCACCGTCGGTTCCCTGTTAAGCCATCATCCGTATGCCGTCAACATTTTCCTCGTGGCGGCCATGTTCAGCGCCTTTTATTTCTCCCGCTTCGCCGTCCGCTATTTTTCCATCGGGATGGCCTCTTTCATGTCGATCTACTTTTCATCCGTTCTGAAGCTCGACGCATCTCATCTGCTATGGTTCTATATCGGAATCGGGATCGGGGCGCTCAGTGCCTACATGTATCAGTTCCTTCTATTCAAAAGTTCTTCCTACGTATTGAAAAGGAGCCTGATTTCGTTCCATATCCAGTCGAATCTGACATTCACCATCCTGTTGAAGGCAATGGAAGATCCAAAAATCAGTGAGAAGAGGAAGAAAAGTCTCGATCGAAACGTTCGTAAATTGAATGAGTATGCGCGGACGCTGTCGGGTGATATCAATGAAAGTGATCTCAAGGAGCTGTACCCGGGAATTGATGTTTCTGAACTCAGGCTCTACGTCTTTGACGCGGAAATGCTGATCCAGACCCTATCGGATTCATTGAAGAAGCTGAAGGAGCTGAAGGCGTTCGAGCAGGACGAGATCCGCCAGCTATTGATGCGGGTCATCCGTTCCCTGCGTGATGCCGATGTCCTGGCACAGGACTATGAACCGAAGACACTCGAAGAAACCGAACGTGCCCTTCAGGAGCTGCGGTTGATGCTGACGGATGTCCTGAGGGATCAAGAGGATCTTCCAAGATGGATCTATCTTCTGCGCCGGATCGAGTCCATCTCGAATCACGTCCTCCAGGCAGCCCTTACGATTCAAGAAGCCTTGAAGGGAGAACGGGAAATCCCTTCTGAACAAGAAGAAGATGACTCGGAAGAAGAAGAGAAGGAAGACGAAGAAGAGTCAAAAGGGTTGAAGCCGTCTACGAGAAAAGCAATCCAGGCATTGATTGCAGGGATCCTTGCCATCGTGGCAGGTGAACTGATCGCCCCCGCCCAGCCGTACTGGGTGCTGTTGACGACATTCATCATCATGATTGGTACGGAGACGGTGGGAAGAACCTATCTGAAGGCATTCCAGCGTTCATTCGGTACCGTCATCGGGGCACTCGTCGGCTTCGGGGCCGCGACCCTTGTATCGGGCGTGAAGCCCCTTGAGGTGGGACTGCTTTTCTTGGCCCTCTTCCTATCATTCTACTTATTCCCCGTATCCTATACGCTCATGAGCCTGTTCATCACCATGCTCATCGCCTTCATGTACGATATTCTCCTTGGCGGGATTTCAGTGGGGCTTATGGGGGCGAGGGTACTTGATACAATCATCGGCGCCTTCATCGCCCTGATCGTGTCGGCTTTCGTTTTTCCGAAGAAGACAAAGGCCAAGGTCACGGATACATTCGATGAGTTCTTCGAGGAGCTCGGGGAATATGTGGAAAGCTATCTTTCTTCCTTCCTGAAAGTGAAGAAGAAGCCCCTCGCGGACCGGGCATTCGATCTCGACCACAAGGTTCAGGCGATCAAGGACGAAGCCCAGTCGATCCTTCAGCGCCCAGGTGCCATGACCCGGACCGGACTCGGACGGTGGATCACCGTTGTCATCGCCGTCAATTATTATGCGAAGCATCTGCTGGCTTCTTCCCACAGAAGGAACGAGCCCTTCCCGGAAGAATTGCAGAAGGTAATCGGGGTGACGAGCGAGAAATTGACGCAGAACATCGAAGCGGTCCGACTCATGATGAAGGATCCTTCCGCGCACTGCAGTCTCTGGGATCTTTCAGAGGAACGGAGAGAAATCGAAACCCATGCCCCCGGTAGGTTGAAATCACATATTGATGTCATTCATCATGTGTACTATGTTTGGAAGATCAATCAGTCCATCGTTGCTCTCGGTGAAGAGCTCGGGGGAAAAGTGAATTTAGAAGAGGAAAAAGAGATTGGGACAAAACAAAAAAGGTCATGA
- a CDS encoding EAL domain-containing protein, translated as MNIFSIFQDDLIYHEFQPLYKLGHQQSLYAYEGLLRNTFNQNPEHVFQTAIKANILYKLDTLSITKAMESFVNTGLDCKLFLNIYITTILHPSFRHYFDHLMKTHPSMEGRLVLEINESSAEELWQNPLLKQALKGLREYGVWYAIDDFGQGTSSIKKSMEYEPEVIKLDRYFAMDLAQDPKKQRFLSFFSQFYSEDTLIVLEGIEKQEDMEVALEMGIAIGQGYHLGRPGKLLA; from the coding sequence ATGAATATTTTCAGCATCTTTCAAGACGACTTGATCTATCACGAATTCCAGCCCTTGTACAAGCTGGGGCATCAACAGTCTCTCTATGCGTATGAGGGGCTCCTCCGAAATACGTTCAATCAGAATCCGGAGCACGTGTTTCAAACGGCCATCAAAGCCAATATCCTGTATAAGCTCGACACCCTGTCCATCACAAAGGCGATGGAGAGCTTCGTGAATACCGGCCTCGACTGCAAGCTGTTCCTGAATATTTACATCACGACCATCCTGCATCCGAGTTTCCGTCATTACTTCGACCATCTGATGAAGACCCACCCTTCGATGGAAGGGAGGCTCGTCCTCGAGATCAACGAATCCAGTGCCGAGGAACTTTGGCAGAACCCCTTATTAAAACAGGCGTTGAAAGGGTTGAGGGAGTATGGTGTATGGTATGCCATCGATGATTTCGGGCAGGGGACGTCTTCCATCAAGAAGTCCATGGAATATGAGCCCGAAGTGATCAAGCTTGATCGCTATTTTGCCATGGATCTTGCTCAGGATCCCAAGAAGCAGCGATTCCTGTCGTTCTTCAGCCAGTTCTATTCGGAAGATACCCTCATTGTCCTCGAGGGGATCGAAAAGCAGGAAGACATGGAAGTCGCCCTTGAGATGGGGATTGCCATCGGGCAGGGCTATCACTTGGGCAGGCCGGGAAAACTGCTAGCCTGA
- a CDS encoding DUF4097 family beta strand repeat-containing protein: MKKNAFAIVVALLALGAIFLILNDRTTLFAKGEKTSDSVKVNDGTKLIHLSLGSGDTKIVTTDDDEVRVEFNGKGTVNLEDQGDEINLEVKMKPIFYIGFNNKKFDTIVFLPQNYENNLEIEVGSGELIFIPDEMMSLGDLKTEIGSGDMKIGNFNTGSFTYKGSSGDFVGKDIKTREGLVDMGSGDVLLTGYEGPLKGSVSSGDLSVSMTKLSGDVDFTVGSGDADLNLPEDASFKLNGKAGSGDILNTIKLKDQTSSERSIKGTKGSGKHSINVDLSSGHMIIR; this comes from the coding sequence ATGAAAAAGAATGCATTCGCCATCGTAGTGGCTTTGTTGGCATTAGGTGCGATCTTCCTCATTTTGAATGATCGAACCACCCTGTTTGCCAAAGGTGAAAAAACCTCAGACAGTGTAAAAGTGAACGACGGGACCAAGCTCATCCATTTGTCGCTCGGAAGCGGGGATACGAAGATCGTGACAACGGACGATGATGAAGTCAGGGTCGAGTTCAACGGAAAAGGCACCGTTAACCTTGAAGATCAAGGAGACGAAATCAACCTTGAAGTCAAAATGAAGCCTATCTTTTATATCGGCTTCAACAACAAAAAATTTGATACAATTGTATTTCTTCCTCAAAACTACGAAAACAATCTGGAGATCGAGGTCGGCTCAGGAGAACTGATCTTCATACCGGACGAAATGATGTCCCTGGGCGACTTGAAGACCGAGATCGGCTCAGGCGATATGAAAATCGGGAATTTCAACACCGGATCCTTCACATATAAGGGCTCATCCGGAGATTTTGTCGGTAAGGATATCAAAACCCGGGAAGGATTGGTTGATATGGGCTCAGGGGATGTGCTTCTGACGGGCTATGAAGGACCATTGAAAGGATCGGTTTCTTCAGGTGATCTGTCGGTATCCATGACAAAACTTTCGGGAGATGTGGATTTCACGGTCGGATCCGGCGATGCGGACCTTAATCTGCCTGAAGACGCAAGCTTCAAACTGAACGGGAAGGCAGGAAGCGGAGATATCCTCAACACCATCAAACTGAAGGATCAAACAAGCAGTGAACGGTCTATCAAAGGAACGAAAGGATCGGGAAAACATTCCATCAATGTAGACCTCTCCAGCGGACATATGATCATTCGGTAA
- a CDS encoding 5-deoxy-glucuronate isomerase: MYEKLGELKQGYNTVTDMDSKHPDMLQDIGVYRLSAGDRETLHDSGKETAVLLMEGSVTLEWNGHVQDISRGSVFDEDPWCLHVPKGIQVIVTAKGESEVLVQKTDNAADFAPKFYTPEDCSSTVAGEGVWNGTAERVIRTIFDHDNAPYSNLVIGEVISYPGRWSSYPPHHHDQPEVYYYKFDRPQGFGCAMVGPDAHRVEHNSYITIPGSLDHPQATAPGYAMYFCWMIRHLDDNPWTERIMEEEHTWLLEDNAKIWPDR; the protein is encoded by the coding sequence ATGTATGAAAAGCTCGGAGAATTGAAGCAAGGCTACAATACCGTCACGGATATGGACTCCAAGCATCCGGATATGCTGCAGGATATCGGAGTGTACCGGCTGAGTGCCGGAGACAGGGAAACGCTGCATGACTCAGGGAAGGAAACCGCCGTGCTCCTCATGGAAGGATCCGTCACCCTGGAGTGGAACGGCCACGTTCAGGACATCAGCCGGGGAAGTGTGTTCGATGAAGATCCGTGGTGCCTCCACGTCCCGAAAGGAATCCAGGTCATCGTGACCGCCAAGGGGGAGAGCGAAGTGCTGGTGCAGAAGACCGATAACGCTGCCGACTTTGCACCGAAGTTCTATACGCCAGAGGATTGCTCGAGCACGGTGGCGGGAGAAGGCGTATGGAACGGGACCGCCGAGCGCGTGATCCGCACCATCTTCGATCACGATAACGCTCCCTACTCGAATCTCGTGATCGGCGAAGTGATTTCCTATCCGGGGAGATGGTCGAGCTACCCCCCTCATCATCACGATCAGCCCGAGGTTTACTACTACAAGTTTGACCGCCCCCAAGGATTCGGCTGCGCCATGGTCGGACCCGACGCCCATCGTGTCGAGCACAACAGCTATATCACCATCCCCGGCAGCCTGGACCATCCCCAGGCGACGGCACCGGGTTACGCCATGTACTTCTGCTGGATGATCCGTCACCTCGACGACAATCCGTGGACGGAACGGATCATGGAAGAGGAGCATACGTGGCTCTTGGAAGACAATGCAAAGATCTGGCCGGACCGATAA
- a CDS encoding DUF4956 domain-containing protein, with amino-acid sequence MRYTNVNEQINFSDIFKSSFIEKTTSFSLTDSIIGLVVAFLIGLFIYVVYKKTFNGVIYSHSFNISLLIMTMATALVIMGISNNVLLSLGMVGALSIVRFRTPIKDPMDLVYIFWSIVSGILCGAGFIPLVVIGSVLIGIVLLVFVNKMTVENPFLLIVKAGGGSSSEAIEAELKKLTSRYQLKSQSFMGSDEMETTYEVRMKTGESAMLAELKALPGIKSAVMVSYDGNFTA; translated from the coding sequence ATGAGGTACACAAACGTGAATGAACAAATCAATTTCAGTGATATTTTTAAATCCAGTTTCATCGAGAAGACGACGTCGTTCAGTCTGACCGACTCCATCATCGGTCTCGTCGTAGCTTTCTTGATCGGCCTTTTCATCTATGTTGTTTATAAGAAGACATTCAATGGGGTCATCTATTCCCATTCTTTCAATATTTCCTTGCTCATCATGACGATGGCGACGGCCCTTGTGATCATGGGGATCTCGAATAACGTCCTCTTGTCCCTAGGTATGGTCGGTGCCCTATCCATCGTCCGGTTCAGGACACCGATCAAGGATCCCATGGATCTGGTCTACATCTTCTGGTCCATCGTGTCGGGAATCCTTTGCGGAGCAGGGTTCATCCCTCTTGTTGTCATCGGTTCTGTCCTGATCGGGATCGTGCTCCTTGTATTTGTGAACAAAATGACAGTTGAAAACCCGTTCCTGCTGATTGTGAAGGCAGGCGGTGGAAGCAGCAGTGAAGCAATCGAAGCAGAACTCAAAAAGCTGACGTCACGCTATCAGTTGAAATCTCAATCCTTCATGGGAAGCGACGAAATGGAAACGACGTATGAAGTCCGCATGAAAACAGGCGAATCGGCCATGCTTGCTGAACTGAAGGCATTGCCGGGAATCAAATCCGCCGTCATGGTGAGCTATGATGGAAACTTCACTGCATAG
- a CDS encoding polyphosphate polymerase domain-containing protein yields the protein MSQIGRKELKFAISIPEYYILINKLKWLMTRDKNAGRDGKYHIRSAYFDNIDDRILTEKKEGYLNRDKYRVRIYNLSASVIHLERKSKRNNQTFKTKCPLTRKEYEAIRRGETEWMEDDVRPLIRDLYGEMTRRLIKPVAVVDYEREAFTYPYGNVRITFDQNIRTSLRNTAMFDRNLPMVPVMEEPLIILEVKFDEYLPDMIKYALQAVDTRTEAYSKYQLSRMFG from the coding sequence ATGAGTCAAATCGGAAGAAAAGAACTGAAATTCGCCATTTCCATCCCGGAATATTACATCCTGATCAATAAGCTCAAGTGGCTGATGACGAGGGACAAGAATGCGGGACGGGACGGTAAGTACCATATACGAAGTGCTTATTTCGATAATATAGACGACCGGATCCTGACGGAGAAGAAGGAAGGCTACCTGAACCGTGATAAGTACCGGGTGAGGATCTACAACCTCTCCGCATCCGTGATCCACCTTGAGCGGAAGAGTAAGCGGAACAATCAGACGTTCAAAACAAAATGCCCGCTGACGAGGAAGGAATATGAAGCCATCCGCCGGGGAGAAACGGAGTGGATGGAGGACGACGTGAGACCCCTCATACGCGATCTGTATGGGGAGATGACAAGACGGCTGATCAAGCCGGTGGCGGTCGTCGACTATGAGCGTGAAGCCTTCACCTATCCGTATGGAAACGTCAGGATCACCTTTGATCAGAACATCCGCACGAGCCTGAGGAATACGGCGATGTTCGACCGGAACCTGCCCATGGTACCGGTCATGGAAGAGCCCCTCATCATCCTTGAGGTGAAGTTCGATGAATATCTTCCGGATATGATCAAATATGCCCTCCAGGCAGTGGATACAAGAACGGAAGCCTACTCGAAGTATCAGCTCAGCAGGATGTTCGGATAA
- a CDS encoding HAD hydrolase-like protein, producing the protein MKKTVIFDMDGTLFQTNKILEASLVDTFDHLTRAGKWQGAVPLKEYQNIMGVPLPKVWETLMPDHSEGDRLETDRYFLESLIANIHGGKGALYQNVTELFERLGAEGCLIYIGSNGLKRYLAAIVDHYKLDRWVAGVFSIEEIDSLNKSDLVGAILAEAGDGPAVMVGDRLSDFNAGRDNNIPSIGCRFDFAREEELACADYVIDDLLDVVEIMNKAEYVTE; encoded by the coding sequence ATGAAGAAAACCGTCATCTTTGATATGGACGGAACATTATTCCAGACAAATAAAATCCTCGAGGCGTCCCTCGTGGATACGTTCGATCATCTGACCCGTGCCGGCAAATGGCAAGGGGCCGTTCCTTTGAAGGAGTATCAGAATATCATGGGAGTCCCCCTCCCGAAAGTATGGGAGACGTTGATGCCCGATCATTCAGAAGGGGATCGCCTTGAAACGGATCGGTACTTCCTTGAGAGCCTGATCGCTAACATCCACGGGGGAAAAGGCGCGCTCTATCAAAACGTGACCGAGCTTTTTGAACGATTGGGCGCAGAGGGCTGTCTCATCTACATAGGCAGTAATGGGTTGAAGAGGTATTTGGCCGCCATCGTTGACCACTATAAGCTCGACCGTTGGGTTGCAGGAGTCTTCAGCATCGAGGAGATCGACTCCCTGAATAAATCCGACCTTGTCGGAGCCATCCTGGCAGAAGCGGGGGATGGACCTGCCGTGATGGTCGGGGACCGCCTGTCCGATTTCAACGCAGGGCGCGATAACAACATCCCGTCCATCGGCTGCCGGTTTGACTTTGCCCGGGAGGAAGAACTGGCATGTGCCGACTATGTCATCGATGATCTGTTGGATGTAGTGGAGATCATGAACAAGGCTGAATATGTAACGGAGTGA
- a CDS encoding GNAT family N-acetyltransferase has protein sequence MTTQWQEITIISGEEIDLHLVKTVPGNPAKNWVPAYHFNMALKGSATPIGVIDLRIGHNENLYYGGHIGYAVHSEHRGHHYAGKAVLLLKELALAHGMERMTITCNPDNIPSRKTCEYVGAELKGSVAVPPHNDLYQRGEKEKCIYELVW, from the coding sequence ATGACAACCCAATGGCAAGAAATCACCATCATCAGCGGAGAGGAAATCGATCTCCATCTCGTAAAAACTGTACCAGGCAACCCGGCGAAGAATTGGGTACCGGCCTATCACTTCAACATGGCTCTGAAGGGTTCCGCCACGCCGATCGGGGTCATCGATCTTCGCATCGGCCATAACGAGAACCTCTACTATGGAGGGCATATCGGCTATGCCGTCCATTCTGAGCACCGTGGCCACCACTATGCAGGGAAGGCGGTGCTCCTGTTGAAGGAACTTGCACTCGCCCACGGTATGGAAAGGATGACGATCACCTGCAATCCCGATAACATCCCGTCCAGGAAGACGTGTGAATATGTGGGAGCGGAGCTGAAGGGAAGCGTAGCCGTCCCTCCCCATAATGATCTGTACCAGCGCGGGGAAAAGGAAAAATGCATCTATGAGTTAGTTTGGTAG
- a CDS encoding DNA-3-methyladenine glycosylase: protein MTTHRVLEQTFYEQPTLELAKSLLGCLMVKETEEGTVSGYIVETEAYMGPEDRAAHSYGNRRTKRTEVMFAESGRIYTYVMHTHCLVNVVSGGSGVPEAILIRAVEPVDGLELMASRREGHSMKNWTSGPGKLTKAMGITMEDYGGSFLEPPLTIHEGYLPERIAEGKRIGIGNSGEAKDYPWRFWIEGNPYVSKGRGQNSEK, encoded by the coding sequence ATGACGACGCATCGTGTGTTGGAACAGACTTTTTATGAACAGCCGACGCTTGAACTTGCCAAGTCCCTTCTCGGCTGCTTGATGGTGAAAGAAACGGAGGAAGGCACCGTATCGGGCTATATCGTCGAGACAGAGGCGTATATGGGACCTGAGGATCGTGCAGCCCACAGCTACGGTAACAGGAGGACAAAACGGACTGAAGTGATGTTCGCGGAATCGGGCCGGATCTATACGTATGTGATGCATACCCATTGTCTCGTCAATGTGGTGAGTGGGGGCTCAGGGGTGCCGGAAGCGATCCTCATCCGTGCGGTTGAACCTGTAGATGGCCTTGAACTCATGGCCAGCCGGCGTGAAGGACACTCCATGAAGAATTGGACGAGCGGTCCGGGCAAGCTGACAAAGGCCATGGGCATCACCATGGAAGACTATGGGGGAAGCTTCCTTGAGCCCCCGTTGACCATTCATGAGGGGTACCTGCCGGAAAGAATTGCCGAAGGGAAGCGGATCGGCATTGGTAATAGTGGGGAAGCAAAGGATTATCCCTGGAGGTTTTGGATCGAAGGGAATCCCTACGTATCAAAGGGTCGCGGACAAAATTCAGAAAAATAG